The Mycolicibacterium parafortuitum nucleotide sequence GGGGGCCGCACCGGAGGAACTCGCCGAGACCTACCGGCAGGCGTTGGCCGACAGCGGCGGCGACGGTGTCGTCGCGGTGCACCTGTCCGGTGCGCTGTCGAGCACCTACAGCGCCGCGGCGCTGGCCGCCCGCGAGTTCGGACCCGCAGTGCGCGTGGTCAACTCGCGCTCGGCAGCGATGGGGGTCGGCTTCGTCGCGCTCGCCGCGGCCGCATGCGCCGACGCCGGCGGCGACCTCGACGCGGTCGAGGCCGCCGCCCGGTCCGCGATCGGCCGCACCCAGGTGTTCCTCGTCGTGCACCGGCTTGACAATCTGCGCCGTAGTGGCCGCATCCGCACCACGGCATCGTGGCTGGGCACCGCGCTCGCGCTCAAACCGCTGCTGTGCCTGGACGTCGACGGCCGGCTGGTGCTCGATCAGCGCATCCGCACGGTCGGCAAGGCGCACGCGGCGATGGTCGACCGGGTCGCCGGGGTTGTCGGTGAGCGCCCCGCCGAGGTGGTCGTGCACCACGTCGACAACCACGACGCCGCCGACGAGCTGGGCGCCGCGCTGACCCAGCGGCTCCCGCAACTGTCCTCGCTGACCGTCGCCGACATGGGGCCGCTGCTGTCGATCCACGTCGGCGCAGGCGCGGTCGGCGTCGCGGTTCAGGTCACCTGACGCCGCGGCATCACCCGGCCGCGCGGCCGGTGATCGGCGGCAGGTCGGCCAGCGTGACGATGCCGGGCGCAGCGGCGACCACCGCCGGTACGGCATTGGTCACCGGCATCGCCGTGTAGATCATGCCCAGCCCCATGAACCCCGGCTCGGTCCAGTCCTTCGGCGGCAGGCAGTGCACCACCGTGCGCATGTTGGGCAGCCCGAACACCTGCACCACGTGCCCGTGCTCCAGCGGCTTGGGTGGGACGACGTGTTCGCCCATGATCCAGTTGAACCCGACGCTGACCACGTTGCGGTCGCCGGCCCAGCCGCGGTGATACCCGTGCACACCGGCCACGGTGCCCTTCGGGATCTTCATGAACCCGAGGTCGCTGTCACCGGTGGCCGGGGTGAAGGTGACGTCGAACGTGATCCGGTCCAGCGTGGCGCCGATCGCGTCGGCCATCATCGCCGCGGACTCGGCGAACACCTCGCTTTCGCGGCGGACGCTCTCGGCCAGGCCCGGGGTGTCGGGGTCCTGCGAGAACCCCATCGCGGTCTGCGTGCCCGCGGATTCATAGGTGGAGCAGTCCACCGACTCGGTGATCCTGATCTCGTCGACCCGCTCACACGCACCCGAGAGCACCATCCCCACCAGGTTGCTCATCCCGGGATGCGCACCGCTGCCGAAAATCGTGGAATTGCCTGTCTCGCAGGCTTTTCTGATCCGGTCGAGGTCCTGCGGGGTCTGCTTGCCTCCGGTGATCCAGGCCGCGCTCGAACACACGTTGATCCCGGACTCCAACAGCCGGGCCAGTTCGTCGATGTTCGGCCACAGCGGGTTGTAGCAGCACGCATCCGGCCGCAGTGCGATCAGTTCCTCGATGTCGGAGGTGGCCTTCACCCCGGTCGGTTCCGGCCAGCCGGACAACTCGGCGGCGTCCACACCGACCTTGTCGGCACCGTGCGCGTACACCCCGACGAGCTCCATGTCGTCGCGGCCGATGATCGCGTGCAATGAGCGGCGCCCGATGTTGCCGGTGGTCCACTGAATCACGCGCAGCGGTCGGTCGGTGGTGGTCATGGCCCTCCTCGTCGAGTGTTGTTCACACAGCAAGCTACTGCCTCTAAGGTGACCGCATGAGCGACATGGCGACCCCGGTGGCGGTGGTGACCGGAGCCAGCCGCGGAGCCGGCCTGGGTATCGCGACGGCGCTGGCCGCGCGCGGCTGGCGGGTCTACGGCACCGCGCGTGGCTTCGCCAAGGCGCCGGCCTGGGGTGTCGGGGTCGCGGTGGATCACCGTGACGACGACGCGGTGGCCCGGTTCTTCGACCGTGTCGGCGCCGAAACCGGCCGGCTCGATCTGCTGGTCAACAACGCCGCGGCCATCTCCGATCACCTGGTGAGCCCGAAACCGTTCTGGGAGAAGCCACGTGATCTGGCCGACGTGTTGAGCGTCGGGCTGCGATCGTCCTACATCGCGGCCTGGCACGCCGCGCCGCTGCTGATCCAGCAGGATCGCGGCCTCATCGCGTTCACATCCTCACCCGGATCGGTGTGCTACATGCACGGCGCCGCCTACGGGGCGCAGAAGGCCGGGGTCGACAAGATGGCCGCGGACATGGCGGTCGACTTCCGCGGCACCGGCGTCGCGACGGTCTCGGTGTGGATGGGCATCCTGCTGACCGAGAAGCTGCGCTCGGCCTTCGACGGGAATCCAGAAGCACTGCAGGCCTTCGCGCAGCAGGCCGAGAC carries:
- a CDS encoding DegV family protein codes for the protein MPVVVVSDSSSRLRPEVRHRWDVREVPLHVLLDGTDLRDGVDDIPYDIHDRPKVTTAGAAPEELAETYRQALADSGGDGVVAVHLSGALSSTYSAAALAAREFGPAVRVVNSRSAAMGVGFVALAAAACADAGGDLDAVEAAARSAIGRTQVFLVVHRLDNLRRSGRIRTTASWLGTALALKPLLCLDVDGRLVLDQRIRTVGKAHAAMVDRVAGVVGERPAEVVVHHVDNHDAADELGAALTQRLPQLSSLTVADMGPLLSIHVGAGAVGVAVQVT
- a CDS encoding NAD(P)H-dependent amine dehydrogenase family protein, whose product is MTTTDRPLRVIQWTTGNIGRRSLHAIIGRDDMELVGVYAHGADKVGVDAAELSGWPEPTGVKATSDIEELIALRPDACCYNPLWPNIDELARLLESGINVCSSAAWITGGKQTPQDLDRIRKACETGNSTIFGSGAHPGMSNLVGMVLSGACERVDEIRITESVDCSTYESAGTQTAMGFSQDPDTPGLAESVRRESEVFAESAAMMADAIGATLDRITFDVTFTPATGDSDLGFMKIPKGTVAGVHGYHRGWAGDRNVVSVGFNWIMGEHVVPPKPLEHGHVVQVFGLPNMRTVVHCLPPKDWTEPGFMGLGMIYTAMPVTNAVPAVVAAAPGIVTLADLPPITGRAAG
- a CDS encoding SDR family NAD(P)-dependent oxidoreductase; this translates as MSDMATPVAVVTGASRGAGLGIATALAARGWRVYGTARGFAKAPAWGVGVAVDHRDDDAVARFFDRVGAETGRLDLLVNNAAAISDHLVSPKPFWEKPRDLADVLSVGLRSSYIAAWHAAPLLIQQDRGLIAFTSSPGSVCYMHGAAYGAQKAGVDKMAADMAVDFRGTGVATVSVWMGILLTEKLRSAFDGNPEALQAFAQQAETPEFTGYVIDALYRDPDLGALSGHTVIAAEAAARYGLTDEDGRTPPSHRELLGEPRIPSPVVVR